Proteins encoded in a region of the Clarias gariepinus isolate MV-2021 ecotype Netherlands unplaced genomic scaffold, CGAR_prim_01v2 scaffold_30, whole genome shotgun sequence genome:
- the LOC128516984 gene encoding uncharacterized protein LOC128516984, with amino-acid sequence MNYLVPSFNYTDLAVRLNTYNVSQFIDTTTVPMDFSFRLIIINAEAVNNTVTVTQTTDGGGTTDSVITIGPYSLNQLPSSNSYFQVSSTGKVAVILTNPCIDTPNCKCNMVAHQLRPTSLLGDSFLYPYYNATGMGLFVASENNVDITSGSQKSSVSPGSITMLPYFPGLSTGSTILTTSQPASVNVIYPGLIVELLPTTSFAGCFLVHSTATANTMALIIALTSEKDKVQMGTTPLSATWNALNDTGYSYTTASITNPSSNFIWHPSSPIGVYIIATSNIAVTFGGPAIVLNDEPDPNGCVVVPIPFALSNNTMSWQASRAYCESQNMVLASPNLEFTQHKIVQSLINMNAAGGVWLGMRRNLTTSDWYWNSGNDITFTDWKDNEPSSGMCVSLTVDKSADFKWSTKRCCTPMQPMCQGKMVILSSITDTGS; translated from the exons ATGAATTATCTGGTCCCTTCCTTTAATTACACCGATCTGGCCGTCAGGCTGAACACCTATAATGTCTCCCAGTTCATTGATACGACCACTGTGCCGATGGATTTCAGTTTCAgactcattattattaatgcagAAGCAGTTAACAACACCGTGACGGTGACCCAAACCACTGATGGTGGGGGTACCACTGATTCTGTGATCACAATCGGACCTTATTCGCTGAACCAGCTGCCGAGCAGTAATTCCTATTTTCAAGTCTCATCCACGGGAAAAGTGGCTGTGATCCTTACCAATCCGTGTATCGACACCCCCAACTGCAAGTGTAACATGGTTGCGCACCAACTCCGTCCCACCAGCCTACTGGGAGATAGTTTCCTCTACCCTTACTATAATGCCACTGGCATGGGTCTTTTTGTAGCCTCAGAGAACAATGTTGATATCACGTCTGGCTCTCAGAAGTCGTCTGTTAGTCCTGGTTCTATAACCATGCTCCCTTATTTCCCAGGTCTCAGCACCGGAAGCACAATCCTCACAACATCACAGCCAGCTTCCGTCAATGTAATCTATCCAGGCCTTATAGTCGAGCTCCTCCCCACAACAAGTTTTGCTGGCTGCTTCTTGGTACACAGCACTGCGACTGCCAACACTATGGCTTTAATCATAGCTCTAACCAGTGAAAAGGATAAAGTCCAAATGGGCACTACTCCTCTGTCTGCAACCTGGAATGCTCTCAATGATACAGGGTACTCATATACTACCGCAAGCATAACCAATCCGTCATCAAATTTTATCTGGCATCCTTCCTCACCGATTGGGGTGTACATCATTGCGACTTCAAACATAGCGGTGACTTTTGGAGGTCCGGCAATTGTTTTAAACGACGAGCCAG ATCCCAACGGTTGTGTTGTGGTTCCTATTCCATTTGCTCTTTCTAACAACACAATGAGTTGGCAGGCATCTCGGGCTTACTGTGAAAGTCAAAATATGGTGTTGGCGAGTCCCAACCTAGAGTTTACGCAACACAAAATTGTTCAGTCGCTTATCAACATGAATGCAGCAGGTGGCGTGTGGCTCGGCATGCGACGCAACCTTACCACCTCTGATTGGTACTGGAATAGCGGCAACGACATCACCTTTACCGATTGGAAAGACAACGAACCTTCGAGCGGCATGTGTGTATCCCTTACTGTGGACAAAAGTGCGGATTTCAAATGGAGCACCAAGCGCTGTTGCACGCCCATGCAGCCCATGTGTCAAGGAAAAATGGTAATATTGAGCTCCATCACTGATACGGGTAGTTAA